Sequence from the Paenibacillus riograndensis SBR5 genome:
ACCTGACCCAGCAATTCGTCGTTGCCCTTTTTCACACCGATCACATATCCGTCATCCTCTACCTCAGGTTTGGCATCAGTGATGGCCAGCCCCTTGACATTCTTTACGAAGGATTTGGCTACCGGACCTTCCATGATCGAGGCATCCACACGGTTCGACTGCAGCTGCAGCACGATTTCGGAAATTTTGCCCAGCGAAGTCAGCTGCGCGCCTTCTATCCCCTTGGCGATGTCTTCCTGAATCGATCCGGTCTGCACGCCCAGCTTGATGCCCTTCAGGGAATCCATGGTCGCAAACTTATCCTTGTCGGCTTCACGCACAACCACCGCTTGTTCGGCTTTGTAGTAAATATCGGACAGCCCTACCGCCTTTGCCCGTTCCGGTGTTGGACTCAGGCCCGAAATCACCATATCCACTCTGCCGCTTGAGAGCTCATTCAGCAGGGAATCGAAGGACAGATCCTTGATCTCCAGCTTAGCTCCCATATCCGCTGCAATTTCCTTGGCGATCTCAATGTCAAAGCCCACGATGGTATCCTTGC
This genomic interval carries:
- a CDS encoding transporter substrate-binding domain-containing protein translates to MNKWGKLSLGMLLVAGLMTGCGNNNKENNAATGNSAPTNSTTATKTLTLGTSADFPPYEFHKVVDGKDTIVGFDIEIAKEIAADMGAKLEIKDLSFDSLLNELSSGRVDMVISGLSPTPERAKAVGLSDIYYKAEQAVVVREADKDKFATMDSLKGIKLGVQTGSIQEDIAKGIEGAQLTSLGKISEIVLQLQSNRVDASIMEGPVAKSFVKNVKGLAITDAKPEVEDDGYVIGVKKGNDELLGQVNKTLARLNSEGKIDEYVAAASELAEK